The Takifugu flavidus isolate HTHZ2018 chromosome 17, ASM371156v2, whole genome shotgun sequence genome contains a region encoding:
- the plag1 gene encoding zinc finger protein PLAG1 isoform X1: MATDIQGYGDRILEKAKVVPPLGRRRRTEGKSKKTFPCQECQKYFNSLEKLKVHSYSHTGERPYCCSHPDCNKAFVSKYKLLRHMATHSPEKNYKCSYCEKMFHRKDHLKNHLHTHNPYKEAFNCQECGKSYNTKLGFKRHLAIHAANSGDLTCQVCLQPFPSTAVLLEHLKVHAGKSSSGTKEKKHHCEHCERRFYTRKDVRRHMVVHTGRKDFLCQYCAQRFGRKDHLTRHVKKSHYGELMKVKTEPTDLLEPLVYDLASGSIKAELPVPLMPRSHQISMCASHILETEPCSMPTHPFSLKHPLTSNFTSHTFSSQDREQSLPGELEIYLNELQSSMASSLSASQEPQDSSSKVEVDPQVSGVEKKSQEATLSRVNPSVAEGAQCSSLMDFSQLFSFLPPTEPQYNQAGGNGDQNIPYQPSEENTSLIQLPFNAHEGPETAASPLPILPSSPTILPRFHHAFQ; encoded by the exons ATGGCTACCGATATCCAGGGCTACGGTGACCGTATCCTGGAGAAAGCAAAAGTTGTACCACCCCTGGGGAGACGCAGGAGAACAGAGGGGAAGTCGAAAAAAACCTTTCCTTGTCAGGAGTGTCAGAAATATTTCAACAGTCTGGAGAAGTTGAAGGTGCACTCATATTCTCACACAGGAGAAAGACCATACTGCTGTTCCCACCCTGACTGCAACAAGGCTTTTGTCTCCAAATACAAGCTGCTACG GCATATGGCTACTCATTCTCCAGAAAAAAACTACAAGTGTTCATACTGTGAGAAAATGTTTCACCGCAAGGATCACTTAAAGAATCACCTCCATACTCATAACCCCTATAAGGAGGCTTTCAACTGTCAGGAATGCGGTAAGAGCTACAACACCAAGCTGGGATTCAAACGTCACCTTGCAATTCATGCTGCCAACAGTGGAGATCTCACCTGTCAAGTGTGTCTGCAGCCATTCCCCAGCACTGCGGTCCTTTTAGAACACCTCAAAGTCCACGCTGGCAAGTCATCCAGTGGGACCAAGGAGAAAAAGCACCACTGTGAGCACTGCGAACGGCGATTTTACACCCGTAAGGATGTCAGACGTCACATGGTGGTGCACACAGGACGCAAGGATTTCCTTTGCCAATACTGTGCCCAGCGCTTCGGTAGGAAAGACCACCTGACCCGTCATGTGAAAAAAAGCCACTACGGGGAACTAATGAAGGTCAAAACGGAGCCAACCGATTTGCTGGAACCACTTGTCTATGATTTGGCATCTGGGAGCATCAAAGCTGAGTTGCCAGTTCCGTTAATGCCAAGGTCTCACCAGATCAGCATGTGTGCAAGCCATATCCTGGAGACGGAGCCCTGTTCTATGCCCACCCATCCTTTTTCTCTTAAGCACCCTCTTACTTCCAACTTTACCTCACACACATTCTCCTCACAGGATCGAGAACAAAGTTTACCGGGAGAACTGGAGATCTATCTCAATGAGCTACAGAGCAGCATGGCCTCGTCGCTGTCTGCATCCCAAGAACCTCAAGATTCGTCCTCTAAAGTCGAGGTGGATCCTCAAGTGAGTGGAGTGGAGAAGAAGAGCCAAGAGGCCACCCTGTCCAGAGTCAACCCGTCAGTGGCAGAAGGAGCtcagtgctcctctctgatggACTTCTCGCAgctcttcagcttcctgccACCCACTGAGCCACAATATAACCAGGCAGGTGGGAACGGGGACCAAAATATCCCATATCAGCCCAGTGAAGAGAACACCTCCCTCATTCAGCTGCCTTTCAACGCTCATGAAGGTCCAGAAACGGCAGCAAGTCCTCTTCCAATCCTCCCGTCGTCGCCCACCATCCTCCCCCGCTTCCACCATGCTTTTCAGTGA
- the plag1 gene encoding zinc finger protein PLAG1 isoform X2, whose product MLLLFLHLWHMATHSPEKNYKCSYCEKMFHRKDHLKNHLHTHNPYKEAFNCQECGKSYNTKLGFKRHLAIHAANSGDLTCQVCLQPFPSTAVLLEHLKVHAGKSSSGTKEKKHHCEHCERRFYTRKDVRRHMVVHTGRKDFLCQYCAQRFGRKDHLTRHVKKSHYGELMKVKTEPTDLLEPLVYDLASGSIKAELPVPLMPRSHQISMCASHILETEPCSMPTHPFSLKHPLTSNFTSHTFSSQDREQSLPGELEIYLNELQSSMASSLSASQEPQDSSSKVEVDPQVSGVEKKSQEATLSRVNPSVAEGAQCSSLMDFSQLFSFLPPTEPQYNQAGGNGDQNIPYQPSEENTSLIQLPFNAHEGPETAASPLPILPSSPTILPRFHHAFQ is encoded by the exons ATGTTGCTTTTATTCTTACACCTTTG GCATATGGCTACTCATTCTCCAGAAAAAAACTACAAGTGTTCATACTGTGAGAAAATGTTTCACCGCAAGGATCACTTAAAGAATCACCTCCATACTCATAACCCCTATAAGGAGGCTTTCAACTGTCAGGAATGCGGTAAGAGCTACAACACCAAGCTGGGATTCAAACGTCACCTTGCAATTCATGCTGCCAACAGTGGAGATCTCACCTGTCAAGTGTGTCTGCAGCCATTCCCCAGCACTGCGGTCCTTTTAGAACACCTCAAAGTCCACGCTGGCAAGTCATCCAGTGGGACCAAGGAGAAAAAGCACCACTGTGAGCACTGCGAACGGCGATTTTACACCCGTAAGGATGTCAGACGTCACATGGTGGTGCACACAGGACGCAAGGATTTCCTTTGCCAATACTGTGCCCAGCGCTTCGGTAGGAAAGACCACCTGACCCGTCATGTGAAAAAAAGCCACTACGGGGAACTAATGAAGGTCAAAACGGAGCCAACCGATTTGCTGGAACCACTTGTCTATGATTTGGCATCTGGGAGCATCAAAGCTGAGTTGCCAGTTCCGTTAATGCCAAGGTCTCACCAGATCAGCATGTGTGCAAGCCATATCCTGGAGACGGAGCCCTGTTCTATGCCCACCCATCCTTTTTCTCTTAAGCACCCTCTTACTTCCAACTTTACCTCACACACATTCTCCTCACAGGATCGAGAACAAAGTTTACCGGGAGAACTGGAGATCTATCTCAATGAGCTACAGAGCAGCATGGCCTCGTCGCTGTCTGCATCCCAAGAACCTCAAGATTCGTCCTCTAAAGTCGAGGTGGATCCTCAAGTGAGTGGAGTGGAGAAGAAGAGCCAAGAGGCCACCCTGTCCAGAGTCAACCCGTCAGTGGCAGAAGGAGCtcagtgctcctctctgatggACTTCTCGCAgctcttcagcttcctgccACCCACTGAGCCACAATATAACCAGGCAGGTGGGAACGGGGACCAAAATATCCCATATCAGCCCAGTGAAGAGAACACCTCCCTCATTCAGCTGCCTTTCAACGCTCATGAAGGTCCAGAAACGGCAGCAAGTCCTCTTCCAATCCTCCCGTCGTCGCCCACCATCCTCCCCCGCTTCCACCATGCTTTTCAGTGA
- the plag1 gene encoding zinc finger protein PLAG1 isoform X3, whose protein sequence is MATHSPEKNYKCSYCEKMFHRKDHLKNHLHTHNPYKEAFNCQECGKSYNTKLGFKRHLAIHAANSGDLTCQVCLQPFPSTAVLLEHLKVHAGKSSSGTKEKKHHCEHCERRFYTRKDVRRHMVVHTGRKDFLCQYCAQRFGRKDHLTRHVKKSHYGELMKVKTEPTDLLEPLVYDLASGSIKAELPVPLMPRSHQISMCASHILETEPCSMPTHPFSLKHPLTSNFTSHTFSSQDREQSLPGELEIYLNELQSSMASSLSASQEPQDSSSKVEVDPQVSGVEKKSQEATLSRVNPSVAEGAQCSSLMDFSQLFSFLPPTEPQYNQAGGNGDQNIPYQPSEENTSLIQLPFNAHEGPETAASPLPILPSSPTILPRFHHAFQ, encoded by the coding sequence ATGGCTACTCATTCTCCAGAAAAAAACTACAAGTGTTCATACTGTGAGAAAATGTTTCACCGCAAGGATCACTTAAAGAATCACCTCCATACTCATAACCCCTATAAGGAGGCTTTCAACTGTCAGGAATGCGGTAAGAGCTACAACACCAAGCTGGGATTCAAACGTCACCTTGCAATTCATGCTGCCAACAGTGGAGATCTCACCTGTCAAGTGTGTCTGCAGCCATTCCCCAGCACTGCGGTCCTTTTAGAACACCTCAAAGTCCACGCTGGCAAGTCATCCAGTGGGACCAAGGAGAAAAAGCACCACTGTGAGCACTGCGAACGGCGATTTTACACCCGTAAGGATGTCAGACGTCACATGGTGGTGCACACAGGACGCAAGGATTTCCTTTGCCAATACTGTGCCCAGCGCTTCGGTAGGAAAGACCACCTGACCCGTCATGTGAAAAAAAGCCACTACGGGGAACTAATGAAGGTCAAAACGGAGCCAACCGATTTGCTGGAACCACTTGTCTATGATTTGGCATCTGGGAGCATCAAAGCTGAGTTGCCAGTTCCGTTAATGCCAAGGTCTCACCAGATCAGCATGTGTGCAAGCCATATCCTGGAGACGGAGCCCTGTTCTATGCCCACCCATCCTTTTTCTCTTAAGCACCCTCTTACTTCCAACTTTACCTCACACACATTCTCCTCACAGGATCGAGAACAAAGTTTACCGGGAGAACTGGAGATCTATCTCAATGAGCTACAGAGCAGCATGGCCTCGTCGCTGTCTGCATCCCAAGAACCTCAAGATTCGTCCTCTAAAGTCGAGGTGGATCCTCAAGTGAGTGGAGTGGAGAAGAAGAGCCAAGAGGCCACCCTGTCCAGAGTCAACCCGTCAGTGGCAGAAGGAGCtcagtgctcctctctgatggACTTCTCGCAgctcttcagcttcctgccACCCACTGAGCCACAATATAACCAGGCAGGTGGGAACGGGGACCAAAATATCCCATATCAGCCCAGTGAAGAGAACACCTCCCTCATTCAGCTGCCTTTCAACGCTCATGAAGGTCCAGAAACGGCAGCAAGTCCTCTTCCAATCCTCCCGTCGTCGCCCACCATCCTCCCCCGCTTCCACCATGCTTTTCAGTGA